CTCGCAGCGGCGTACCGGCTCGTACGGGAGCGCGGCGGCGGCCCGGTCGCGTACCGCCCGGGTCAGCTCCCCCGGCCCGATCGCCTGCCGGCTCCCCGGCGGAGGCGGAGCCGGCAGGGCCGGCCCCCAGGAACCCGTCAGCAGGGCCCGTACGAGGCTGCGCGCGCGGGCCGCCCGTACGGTCCACTCGGCGACCGCGGCGAGCCGCTCGGCAGCGGTGCGCGCGGCCGGGGCGGCCAGCGCCCGCTCCACCCCGTCCAGGTACCAGTCGGCGGCCCGGCGCACCAGGGCGCGGCCCAGGCCCGCCTTGCCGCCGAACTCGTTGTAGAGGGTCTGCCGCGACACCCCGGCGGCGGCCGCGACCTCCACCATCCGCACGGCCGGCCAGGGGCGGGCGGCCAGGGCCGCCTCGGCCGCTTGCAGCAAGGACTCCCGGGCCGTCGGCATCGCCACCTCCCCGCTGGGTTCGCCCCGATGGGCTCCCCCGCCAGAGTTGACGGGCCGCCAGATCCTGTCAAGGGCGCCTCCCGGCCGCAGTGTGGACCTCGTTCGCCGGGCCGCCGCAGTCTCGATACTGTTCGGGCATGTCCTCGTATGCCGATGATCTGCGCCTCGCCCTCGAACTCGCCGACGCGGCGGACGCCGCCACGATGCAGCGTTTCCGCGCCCTCGACCTCCAGGTCGAGACGAAGCCGGACATGACCCCGGTGAGCGAGGCCGACAAGGCCGCCGAGGAGATCGTCCGGGCCGGGATCCTGGCCGCGCGGCCCGACGACGCGATCCTCGGCGAGGAGTACGGCCTCAAGGGCGAGGGCCCGCGCCGCTGGGTCGTGGACCCGATCGACGGCACGAAGAACTACGTGCGCGGCGTCCCCGTCTGGGCGACGCTGATCTCCCTCATGACCGAGGGGGAGGACGGGGTGTTCCGCCCGGTCGTCGGCGTGGTCTCGGCCCCGGCGCTGGGCCGCCGCTGGTGGGCCTCGCAGGGCGGGGGCGCCTTCGCGGGCGGCACGCTGGGCGAGCCGGCCGGAGCGATCGGCGTGTCGAAGGTGGCGACCCTGGGCGACGCCTCCTTCGCCTACTCCTCGCTGAGCGGCTGGGAGGAGCAGGGGCGGCTGCCCGGGTTCCTGGACCTGACCCGCGCGTGCTGGCGTACGCGGGGCTACGGGGACTTCTGGCCGTACATGATGGTCGCGGAGGGCTCCCTGGACCTGTGCGCCGAGCCGGAGCTGAACCTGTGGGACATGGCGGCCATCGCGGTCGTGGTCCAGGAGGCGGGCGGCCGGTTCACCAGCCTGGACGGGGTGGACGGCGTGGACGGCGGGAACGCGGCGGCGTCGAACGGGCTGCTGCACGAGGAGATGCTGGGGCTGCTCCGCCCGCGCGGCTGACCTCTCCCCGCTCACGTACGCCGAGCGTGCCCCCTTGATGACTTTCCGTGTCGGTGGGAATCTGAGAGTCCCCCCGCTTGTGCGCTTGTGAATCGCTTCTCTAAGTTGAGGGGTCCTCTCAGTGGAGGCCCTTCACGCACCGCACCCACCCAGGCGGGGGCTCACCCAGGAGGTGGCTCTCTTCATGCTCGTCCGCGACGCCATGAGCACCGTGATCCTCACCCTCGGACCCGCGCACACCCTCCGTCAGGCGGCCTGCCTGATGTCCGGCCGGCACGTCGGCGCGGCCGTCGTCCTCGACCCCGACCACAGCGGCATCGGCATCCTGACCGAGCGCGACATCCTCAACTCGATCGGCGCGGGCCACGACCCCGACCGGGAGTCGGTGGGCGCGCACACCACGAACAACGTCGTCTTCTGCACCCCCGAGGCCACCCTGCTGGAGGCCGCCGAGGCCATGGCCCACGGCGGGTTCCGGCACCTGATCGTGCTGGAGGACGGCGGCCCGGTGGGCATCGTCTCCGTCCGCGACGTCATCCGCTGCTGGGTGCCGGCCCGCCGGGCCGTGCCCGCGTAGCCGCGCCGGTTCGCAGAACGCCAGCGGGCCGGAACCCTCCGAAGGGGGTTCCGGCCCGCTGTCCTGCTACGGCAAGCGATCCGTGTCAGCCGCGAAGGGCCTGGACCGCGGCTTCGAGCCGCTTGCCGAAGTCGGCGTCCGCCTGGCGGAAGTTGTTGATGGCGCGCTCGACGATGTCGTCACGGGAGACCTTGGCGATGAAGCCGGACAGGTTCTCGATCAGACGGGACTTCTCGTCCTCGGAGAACAGGCGGTAGAGGTCGCCCGCCTGGACGAAGTCGTTGTCCTCGGAGTGCGAGGGGGTGGCGTGGTTGCCCGTGCCACCAGTGACGGCGGCGGACTGCCACAGCGGGCGGTCCGTCTGGAAGGGGCCGCCGAAGCTGTTCGGCTCGTAGTTCTTCGCGCCCTTGTGGCGGCCGTCGTACAGGAAGCCGTCACGGGAGTTGGTGCGCGCCTCGGTGGCGTGCGGGCGGTTCACCGGCAGGTGGTCGGCGTTGATGCCGACGCGGTAGCGGTGGGCGTCGCCGTACGCGAAGAGACGGCCCTGGAGCATCTTGTCCGGGGAGGGACCGATGCCGGGGACGAAGTGCGCCGGGGAGAAGATGGACTGCTCGACCTCGGCGAAGACGTTCTCCGGGTTGCGGTTGAGCTCCAGCTTGCCGATCTCGATCGGCGGGTAGTCCTCGTGCGGCCACACCTTGGTGAGGTCGAACGGGTTGAAGCGGTAGTTCTCCGCCTCGGCCGCCGGCATGATCTGGACCTGCACGGTCCAGGTCGGGAACTCGGCGCGCTCGATGGACTCGCGCAGGTCGCGCTGGTGGGAGTCCGGGTCCTCACCGGCGAGCTGGTTGGCCTCGGCCTGGGTGAGGTTCTTGATGCCCTGGTCGGTCTTGAAGTGGTACTTGACCCAGAAGACCTCGCCGGCCTCGTTGTTCCACTGGAACGTGTGCGAGCCGTAGCCGTTCATGTGGCGGTAGGACGCCGGTATGCCGCGGTCACCGAACAGCCAGGTCACCTGGTGGGTGGACTCGGGCGACAGACCCCAGAAGTCCCAGACGTTGTCCGCCTCCTGCGAGCCCGTGTAGGGGTCGCGCTTCTGGGTGTGGATGAAGTCGGGGAACTTGATGGCGTCCCGGATGAAGAAGACCGGGGTGTTGTTGCCGACGAGGTCGTAGTTGCCCTCTTCGGTGTAGAACTTCAGCGCCCAGCCGCGGGGGTCACGACGGGCGTCGGCGCCGCCGAGGCTGTCCGCGACGGTGGAGAAGCGCAGGAAGGTCTCGGTCTGCTTGCCGACCTCGGAGAGGAACTTGGCACGGGTGTACTGGGTGACGTCCGCCGTCACCGTGAAGGTGCCGTAGGCACCGGCGCCGCGGGCGTGCACCACGCGCTCCGGGATCCGCTCGCGGTTGAAGTGCGCGAGCTTCTCCAGCAGGAGCTGGTCCTGGACCAGAACCGGGCCGCCGACGCCGGCGGTCTCGCTGTTCTGGTTGTCGGCGACCGGAGCCCCGGCCTCCGTGGTGAGCGGTCCCTGCGTCACGTGCGCCTCCTGCGTCATTCCTGCATGTCCTGTCCTTGGCGTTTGCCGTAACCGATCCTACGATGGACTTTGTCTAAGTCAAGTGAGCATCCAAGTCCACACCGGTTCGGGATCTGCACCGAATCCCCACTGTTAGGCTGGCGTGTATGAGTGACCTGCTGGAACGACTTCGCGGACGCGGCTGGCGCATGACGGCCCAGCGGCGTGTCGTCGCCGAGGTGCTCGACGGTGACCACGTTCACCTGACGGCAGACGAGGTGCACGCACGCGCTGTGACCAAACTGCCCGAGATCTCTCGAGCCACGGTCTACAACACCTTGGGCGAGCTCGTTTCGCTCGGCGAGGTGCTCGAAGTCTCGACGGACCGGCGGGCCAAGCGGTACGACCCGAACGCCCACCGCCCCCACCACCACCTGGTCTGCGCACAGTGCGGGGCCATCCGCGACGTGCACCCGGCGGGCGACCCGCTGGCCGACCTGCCGGCCGGCGAGCGCTTCGGCTTCGTGGTCTCGGCGGTCGAGGTGACGTACCGCGGGGTGTGCCCGGGCTGCGCGGCCGTCTGACGGACGCTGCCGCCCCACGGGGCGGACGGAGAAAAGGCCGGGGGCCGCAGCCCCCGGCCTTTTCCGTTGCCGGCTTCGCGTTCAGAAACGACTCGAGGCCCGGATCCATGGGATCCGGGCCTCGGGCCTTCAGTAGCGGGGACAGGATTTGAACCTGCGACCTCTGGGTTATGAGCCCAGCGAGCTACCGAGCTGCTCCACCCCGCGTCGGTAAACACGACTCTACGCGAGGCCACCCGGCAGATGCAAATCAGTTAACCGGCACCTCAGGCGGAGAGCTCCTCCGCGAGCGCGTCCCGCAGCCGGGCCGCGCGCTCCGAGACCTCCGCCGGGCCCAGCTCCATGGCCCGCACGCACCACTTCTGCCCCTCCGCGAGGTCCCCGTGCCGGGCCGCGAGCAGCCCCAGCCGCAGGGCGGCCCGGCCGTGCCCGGCCACCGCCGCGCGGGTCCACCACAGGGCCGCCTCGGGTTCGTTGCCCTCGCGGGCCAGGAGCAGCCCCAGGTTGAAGGCGCCGTTGCGCGAGCCGGCCTCCGCCGCCTCCCGGTACCACCGCGCGGCCACCACCAGGTCGCCCCGGGCGGCGGCGAGCATGCCGACCCGCACCTGGGCCCGCCGGTGACCCTGCTCGGCGGCACGCTCGTACCACTCCTCGCTCTCGGTGCGCGCGGCGCCGCCCACGGGCTCGCCGAGCGCCACCGGCTCCGGCGGCGGGGCCAGCGACTCCAGCAGGGAGGCCAGCCGGAACGCCGCCTCCGCGCTGCCGCCGCCCGCCGCGCACCGCAGGTGCCGCTCGGCGGCCCGCTCCTCGCCGTCGCGCACCAGGGCGATCCCGACCTGGAGCGCCGCGTCGGTGTGCCCGGCCGCGGCGGCCCGCTCGTACCACTTGAGGGCGGTGCGGTCCTCGTCCCGGCTGGCGAAGAGGATCCCGAGGTTGAAGGCGGCGTCGACGCTGCCGGCCTCGGCCGCCTTGGAGAACCACGGCTCGGCCCCCGCCGCGTCCCCGACCTGGAGGAGCATGATCGCCAGCGCGTTGGCGGCCTCGCGGTGGCCCGCGTAGGCCGCCCGGCGGTACCACTGCTCGGCCTGAGCGGTCCGCTCCTGGGCGGCGCACAGCAGGGCGAGGTTGTAGGCGCCGTTCTGGTCGCCGGCGTCCATCGCGGCCCGGTACCACTTCTCGGCGGTCTGGGTCTCACCGCGGGCCGCGTGCAGCGCCCCCAGGGCGTTCGCGGCGTTGCCGTCGCCGTCCTGCGCGGCCCGGTGCCACCAGGCGGCCGCGCTCTCCTCGTCCCCGGCGTCGCGCAGCAGGAAGCCGAGGGCGCACGCCGCCCGGGCCTCCCCCTGCTTGGCCGAGCTCAGGTACCAGCGCCCGGCCTCCTTCAGCTCTCCGCGCGCCTCCAGCAGGGCGCCCAGGTGCAGCCCGGCGCGCCGGTGCCCGCGCGCGGCGGCCTGCCGGTACCACTGCTCGGCCTCGGCGGGGTCGCCCTTGCGCAGGTGGCGGGCGAGCCGGTACGCCGCCTCGCGGTGGCCCTGCTCGGCGGCGGCCCGGAACCACCGCTCGATGCCCTTGTCCCCGCGGTGCTCCAGCAGGTCGGCCAGGCCGTACGCGCCCAGGGCGTGCCCGGATTCCGCCGCCTGGCGGAGCCAGTACTCGGCGGCGGGCTCGTCCCCGCGCTCGCGGTAGTGGCGGCCCAGGGCGTGCGCGGCGGGGGCGGAGCCGGCGACGGCGGCGACCCGCCACCAGCCGGCCGCCTCCTCGGGGTAGCCGCGCTGGAGGAGCAGGACCCCGAGGTTGTTGGCGGCGGCACGGTCGCCGCCGCCGGTGGCGCCGCGCAGGTAGGGCTCGGCCCCGGCCAGGTCACCGCGGCGCAGCAGCAGCGCGCCGAGCACGCTCATGGCGCCGGGGTCGCCCTTGTCGGCGGCCACCCGGTGGCGGGCCTCCAGCTCGGCATCGGTGGCGCCCTCGGCGTCCCCGAAGGCCTCTTCCGCGAAATCCGCATCGGTCAGTGCGGTCTGCGCGTTGACAGTCGGAGCGGCCTTGCCCGTTCCCGTGCCCGACTCGGCCTCCGCCCTCACAAACCGCCCTGTCTCCAGCAGAGTTGACCTGTCCCCCATAAATCCCATCGTCGCATCACCTGCTACCCGCGTACACCTGGTATGTCGCAGCCAGTGAGGTCACTACAGCGTTTTGTCGACATGCCCACAGAGAGACAAGTCAAACACGCTCACGCCCCAACTCACCCGCCCCAGTGACCCCGTGTCTCCCAACAGCCCCTTTTCAGGAAAGCCGGGCATGACGAAGGCCCGGATCCCATTGGATCCGGGCCTTCGTCTTCAGTAGCGGGGACAGGATTTGAACCTGCGACCTCTGGGTTATGAGCCCAGCGAGCTACCGAGCTGCTCCACCCCGCGTCGGTGAAACCACAGTATCACGACGCGGGCCGGAACCATTACCGCGTTGACCGCCTAGCCACCCGGCTTGGGGGCCGTCAGCTTCGCCTCCGCGTCGATCGCCCGCTTCAGCGCCGCCTGGAGCTCGCTCTGCGCCTTGCCGTACGCGGCCCAGTCGCCCGCCTTCATGGCCTTGTCGGCCTCCTCGACGGCCTTCTGGGCGTCGGCGAGGGCCGCCTTGACCGTCGGGTCCTGCGCGGTCGGCGGGGTGGTCGGGCTGGTAGGCGTGGTGGGAGGCGTCGGCGTGGTGGGCGTGGTCGGGGCCTCGGCCCCGAAGACCACGTTCAGCGCCTTCTCCAGGGTGTCCTCGAAGGCCGTCTGGCCGCCGTAGGTCACCAGCACCTTGCGCAGCAGCGGGTACTTCAGCCCGGAGCTGCGGACGTACACCGGCTCCACGTAGAGCATTCCGCCCTCCATCGGAACCGCGAGGAGGTTGCCGTACTCGATCTCCGAGTCACCACCGCGCAGCAGGCGGATCGACTCGGCGATCTTCGGCTCCGACTGGAACTTGCTCTGGACCTGGCCGGGGCCGTCCGGCGGCTTGCTCGTCGGCATCTTCAGAATGCGGATCTTGCCGTAGTCCGGGGTCCCGGGATCGGCGTTCACCGCCATGAAGGCGCTCAGGTTGGGCCGCTCGTTCGGCGTGAAGGTCGTCGTGAGCGAGAAGACCTGGTCCTTCTCCGGCTGGCCCGGCATCTTCATCGACAGGTAGTACGGCGGAACCGCCGTGCCGGCCTTGGTCGTCGGGTCGTCCGGGACGGCCCAGGCCTCACTGCCGCTGAGGAAGGTCTGCGGGTCCGTGACGTGGTACCGGGTCAGCAGCTCGCGCTGGACCTTGAAGAGGTCCTGCGGGTAGCGCAGGTGGTCCATGAGCGGCTTGGCGATCTCGCTCCTGGGCTTCACCGTGCCGGGGAACGCCTTCATCCAGGTCTTCAGGACCGGGTCCTTGGTGTCCCACTGGTACAGGTCGACCGTGCCGTCGTACGCGTCGACGGTGGCCTTCACCGAGTTGCGGATGTAGTTGACCTGGTTCTCCTGGGCCACCACCGCGCGCTGGCTGTTGGTCAGCGAGTCCGCGGTGCTCTGGCCCAGCGTGGTCCGCGAGGCGTACGGGTAGCCGTTCGTCGTGGTGTAGGCGTCGACGATCCACTTGACCCGGCCTTCGACGACCGCCGGGTACGGAGCCCCGTCGATGGTCAGCCAGGGCGCGACGGCCTCGACGCGGTCCTTGGGCGTGCGGTTGTAGAGGATCCGCGAGCCCTCGCCGATGGCGCCCGAGTACAGGATCTGCGGCTCGCTGAAGGCGAGCGCGTACGCGGCCCGGTTGACCGGGTTGTCCAGGTTGACGCCGGAGTCGCCCTTGTAGCTGGTCTCCTTCTCGCCCTTGTCGTCCGAGTAGTCGAGCTCCTTCTGCGGTCCACCGACGATCGAGTACTGCTTCGTCTGCTCGCCGTAGTAGATGCGCTGCTCGAAGTCCGTGCCGAACATCCCCTTGGAGGGCAGGTCGGACTGGGTGAAGTCGGGGGCGCCCTGGTCGCCGACGGTGGTGCCCTTGGCCGCGACCACGCCGTAACCGTGCGTGTACTTGAAGTGGTCGTTGATCCAGTTGTTCTTCGGGATGCCGCCGATGTTCAGCTCGCGGAGCCCGATGACCGTGTCCTGGCCGCTGTAGCGGTCCACGGCCAGCGTGGACGGGAAGCCGTAGTAGCCCTTGACCTGCTGGAGCTGCTGGAAGGCCGGCGAGACGATGTTCGGGTCGAGGAGCCGGACGCTGGCGGTGGTGTCGGCCGCCGAGCGCAGCTTGGCGCGGTCGTCCGTCTGCGGGGTGCCCGGGTAGTCCTTGACGTCGGCGCCGGCGATCCCGTAGGCGTCGCGCGTCGCCTTGATGTTCTTCTCGACGTACGGGGATTCCTTGGCCTGCTCGTTCGGCTGGACCTGGAACTTCTGCACGATCGCCGGGTAGAGCCCGCCGATCAGGATCGCCGAGAGGACCATCAGGCCGAAGCCGATGACCGGCAGCTGCCAGGTGCGCCGCCACAGGGTGGCGAAGAACAGCACCGCGCAGATCGCGGCGATGGCGACGAGGATCGTCTTCGCCGGCAGGTAGGCGTTGGCGTCGACGTAGCGCAGGCCGGTCCAGTTGTCGGCGGCCTTGAAGTCACTGGACTTCACGGCGAGGCCGTACCGGTCGAGCCAGTACGCGACCGCCTTGAGGGTGACGAAGAGGCCGAGGAGCACCGACAGGTGCCCGGTCGCCGCGGCGGTGGCCCGGGCGCCCGGGCTGGTCACGCGCAGTCCGCCGTACAGGTAGTGCACGACGACGGCGGCGATCACCGAGAGCACGGCGGCGGCGAAGCCGAAGCCGAGCAGGAAGCGGTACCAGGGCAGGTCGAAGGTGTAGAACGACACGTCCAGGTGGAACTGGGGGTCCTTCTGCCCGAAGGGCACCCCGTTCACGTACATGAGCCAGGTCTTCCACTGGCCGGCCGCCGAGGCGCCCGCGATCAGACCGACGATCGCCGCGATGGCCAGGAGCAGCCACTTCTTGTACGGGGCGACGCTCATCCGGTAGCGGTCGAGGCTCTGCTGCTCCATCGACATCGCGCTGAGCGGCGGCCGCAGCCGGTACGCCAGCCAGATGTTCAGCCCGACGGCACCGGCCATCAGCAGACCGAAGACGGCGAAGAGGCCGACCTTGGTCCACAGGGTGGTCGTGAAGACCGTCGAGTACTTGACGGAACGGAACCAGAGCCAGTCCGTCCAGAACCCGGCGAACATGATGAACAACATGGCCAGGACGGCCAGGACGCCCAGGGTCGTCAGAAGAGTCCGGGCGCGCCGGGAGGGGCGGCCGACTCTCATCCGTGGCCCGGAGGGGCCTCCGCCGCGGTCCGGCATCTGGAAAGCCAAGGTGCGCACCTCGAAAGTCGCTGTGTCTGGTCCTGGGCCCACGATCGTAGGGCCCACCCATGCAACTTACTGAGGCTTTAGTCAGTTCCCGGTATCGGGGGGAAAGGAGGCAGGATGTTGTCCATGTCCAACCTTTCGCCCTCCCCCGGCACCCCCATGGCGGCCAGCCCGCTGACCCGCGCCGTCCTCGAGATCGACGAGTACGCCTCCACCCTCGGCTGGGACAAGCCGGCCCGGCTGTTCGCCCTGGTCGACACCGCCCGGCTGCGCAGGCAGGAGCCCCGGCTCGCCGGGCAGCTCGGTCTCGACCAGGACGACGCCGGCAAGAGCCAGCTGACCCCGATCGAGCAGGACGAGGTACCGGCCGGGACCCCGCTGGACAAGTTCCTGGGAACCATCGCCTGGCCCGACGCGATCGTCGGGTGCGCGCTGACGGTGGAGCGGCTGATGCTGCCGCCGTCGGCGGAGGCCTCCGTACCGGAGGGGCTCAACGACAAGCAGCTGACCAAGTGGGTCGCCAACCACCCCGACCGGCAGGAGGTCCGCCTGACGGTGGGCGTCCTGCGCGACGGCTCGCGCGAGTCGGCCGTACGGCTGCGGGACAAGGACTCCTCGAGCGAGGTGCTGACCGGAGCGAGCCTGGTGCCGGGGCTGGCCGAGGCGCTGGCGGCGACCTTCCTCGACTAGGAGGCAGGGCGGGGCACGGTCAGGACGCGGTGCACTGCGGCAGCCCGGCCGTGTCCCCCTTGCTGATCTTCTCGAGCGCCTTCGTGGCGTCGTCGATGGTGGAGACCTTCACCAGGGTCAGGCCCTCGGGGGTGTGCGAAGCGGCGGAGGCGCAGTTCTCGGCCGGGGTCAGGAAGTACTCGGCCCCGGCCTTGCGCGCGCCGATGGTCTTCATCTGGATGCCGCCGATGGGGCCGACCTTGCCCTCGTCGTCGATGGTGCCGGTGCCCGCGATGAACTTGCCGCCCGTGAGGTTCTCGGGGGTGAGCTTGTCGACGATGCCGAGGGCGAACATCAGGCCGGCGCTCGGGCCGCCGACGTCGGCGAGCTTGATGTCGATGGGGAACGGGAAGGTGTGGTCGGTACCGGCCCGGATGCCGACGATGGCGTGGCCGTCGTCCTCCGCCTTGCCCGCGGTGATGGTGACCTTGGAGGTGGTGGTCGGCTCGCGGTTGACCTTCTCGGCCTCGGCCGCGTCGGCGGCGGGCACGATGGTGAACTCGACCGGCTCGCCGGGCTTGTGCTTGGTCACGAGCTTGGCGACGTCCCCGGGGGCGGTGACCGCGGTGCCGTCCACTTCCTTGATCACGTCTCCGGCGTGCAGCCGGCCCTCGGAGGGGCTGCCCTTGACGACGGTGGAGACGATGACGCGGGCGCTGACCGGGATGCCCAGCTGCTTGAGGGCGGCCACCTTGGCGCTCTCCTGCGACTGGCTGAACTCCTCGGCGTTCTCCTGCGTGGACTGCTTGTCCGTCTTGCCGTTCGGGTAGAGGTTCTCGTGCGGCACGACGATGTTGTCGTCGGCCAGCCAGCCGTACACCGCTTCCAGCAGGTTCATGTCGTAGTCGGCGCCGGTGACGCGGACCGTGGTCATGTTGAGGTGACCGCTGGTGGGGTACGTCTTGCGCCCCGAGATGTTGAGGACCGGCTCACCGCGGGAGTCGCCGAGCGTGTTCACGGTCGGGCCCGGGCTCATCTCGGAGTAGGGGACCTTGATGAAGACCCCGGCGCAGAGCAGCGCGAACAGCACGAGGAAGGAAGCGAGCATCGTCGCGGTGCGGCGTGGCATGGATCGACAGTACGGGACGGCCCTGGCGGGCGGCCCGTGGGGCCGGTCCGTACGGGGGCGGCGGGCGCTCGCGGGACGCGTCAGACGGCGTCGGAACCGGAGTGCGCCTCTTGCTTCGTCCCGGTCCGGTCGGCCTTGTCCATGACCTCACGGAACCTCGCGTAGCCGGCGAGCTCGGATATGTCCCCCTGCGTGCGGTCGCGGGCCGCCCAGCTGCCCCATATCGCCGCCCCGATCGCGGCGAACAGCGGAATCAGCAACCACGCCAGTGATGCCATGGACGTGCCTCCCTGCCCCGGAAAAGTACGTGTCGTTGTGGCTTCAACGCTCGTGCCCGGGAGGGGGTTACGCAAATCGAGGGCGTGTTGCGCGGCCGAACGGGTGTGACGCTACCGCCCGCCGCGCGCCGGCTTCCCACCGGGCCCCGACGCCTCAGCAGGCGCCGACCCACTCCTCCGTACCGTCCGCGAAGGTTTGGTGCTTCCAGATCGGGACCTCGTGCTTGAGGACCCATCCTTGACGGCCCCCCTCGCACTGCTCGGCGCCAGGGCGCCTCACAGGCTTCGGCCGGCCGCGCCGGACTCCGTCCGTCGACCCACCCGCGGGCCTGTCCGGCGCCCCCTGCCTCAGCAGGCGCCGACCCACTCCTCCGTACCGTCCGCGAAGGTCTGGTGCTTCCAGATCGGGACCTCGTGCTTGAGGTCGTCGATCAGCATGCGGCAGGCCTCGAAGGCCTCGCCGCGGTGCGGGCAGGAGACGGCGACGATCACGGCGAGGTCGCCCACGGCCAGGTCGCCGATGCGGTGGACGGCCGCCAGGGCGCGGACCGGGTACTTCGCCACGACACGGTCCGCGATGCGGCGCATCTCGGCCTCCGCCGTCGGGTGGCAGGAGTAGCCGAGCGAGTCGACGTCGGCGCC
The Streptomyces sp. NBC_00091 genome window above contains:
- a CDS encoding TetR/AcrR family transcriptional regulator: MPTARESLLQAAEAALAARPWPAVRMVEVAAAAGVSRQTLYNEFGGKAGLGRALVRRAADWYLDGVERALAAPAARTAAERLAAVAEWTVRAARARSLVRALLTGSWGPALPAPPPPGSRQAIGPGELTRAVRDRAAAALPYEPVRRCELAVRLALSYVVAPGEDPGREPAAELLRLLSAPSRTAGGR
- the hisN gene encoding histidinol-phosphatase; this translates as MSSYADDLRLALELADAADAATMQRFRALDLQVETKPDMTPVSEADKAAEEIVRAGILAARPDDAILGEEYGLKGEGPRRWVVDPIDGTKNYVRGVPVWATLISLMTEGEDGVFRPVVGVVSAPALGRRWWASQGGGAFAGGTLGEPAGAIGVSKVATLGDASFAYSSLSGWEEQGRLPGFLDLTRACWRTRGYGDFWPYMMVAEGSLDLCAEPELNLWDMAAIAVVVQEAGGRFTSLDGVDGVDGGNAAASNGLLHEEMLGLLRPRG
- a CDS encoding cyclic nucleotide-binding/CBS domain-containing protein; amino-acid sequence: MLVRDAMSTVILTLGPAHTLRQAACLMSGRHVGAAVVLDPDHSGIGILTERDILNSIGAGHDPDRESVGAHTTNNVVFCTPEATLLEAAEAMAHGGFRHLIVLEDGGPVGIVSVRDVIRCWVPARRAVPA
- a CDS encoding catalase; translated protein: MTQEAHVTQGPLTTEAGAPVADNQNSETAGVGGPVLVQDQLLLEKLAHFNRERIPERVVHARGAGAYGTFTVTADVTQYTRAKFLSEVGKQTETFLRFSTVADSLGGADARRDPRGWALKFYTEEGNYDLVGNNTPVFFIRDAIKFPDFIHTQKRDPYTGSQEADNVWDFWGLSPESTHQVTWLFGDRGIPASYRHMNGYGSHTFQWNNEAGEVFWVKYHFKTDQGIKNLTQAEANQLAGEDPDSHQRDLRESIERAEFPTWTVQVQIMPAAEAENYRFNPFDLTKVWPHEDYPPIEIGKLELNRNPENVFAEVEQSIFSPAHFVPGIGPSPDKMLQGRLFAYGDAHRYRVGINADHLPVNRPHATEARTNSRDGFLYDGRHKGAKNYEPNSFGGPFQTDRPLWQSAAVTGGTGNHATPSHSEDNDFVQAGDLYRLFSEDEKSRLIENLSGFIAKVSRDDIVERAINNFRQADADFGKRLEAAVQALRG
- a CDS encoding Fur family transcriptional regulator, producing the protein MSDLLERLRGRGWRMTAQRRVVAEVLDGDHVHLTADEVHARAVTKLPEISRATVYNTLGELVSLGEVLEVSTDRRAKRYDPNAHRPHHHLVCAQCGAIRDVHPAGDPLADLPAGERFGFVVSAVEVTYRGVCPGCAAV
- a CDS encoding tetratricopeptide repeat protein, coding for MGFMGDRSTLLETGRFVRAEAESGTGTGKAAPTVNAQTALTDADFAEEAFGDAEGATDAELEARHRVAADKGDPGAMSVLGALLLRRGDLAGAEPYLRGATGGGDRAAANNLGVLLLQRGYPEEAAGWWRVAAVAGSAPAAHALGRHYRERGDEPAAEYWLRQAAESGHALGAYGLADLLEHRGDKGIERWFRAAAEQGHREAAYRLARHLRKGDPAEAEQWYRQAAARGHRRAGLHLGALLEARGELKEAGRWYLSSAKQGEARAACALGFLLRDAGDEESAAAWWHRAAQDGDGNAANALGALHAARGETQTAEKWYRAAMDAGDQNGAYNLALLCAAQERTAQAEQWYRRAAYAGHREAANALAIMLLQVGDAAGAEPWFSKAAEAGSVDAAFNLGILFASRDEDRTALKWYERAAAAGHTDAALQVGIALVRDGEERAAERHLRCAAGGGSAEAAFRLASLLESLAPPPEPVALGEPVGGAARTESEEWYERAAEQGHRRAQVRVGMLAAARGDLVVAARWYREAAEAGSRNGAFNLGLLLAREGNEPEAALWWTRAAVAGHGRAALRLGLLAARHGDLAEGQKWCVRAMELGPAEVSERAARLRDALAEELSA
- a CDS encoding UPF0182 family protein, with product MRTLAFQMPDRGGGPSGPRMRVGRPSRRARTLLTTLGVLAVLAMLFIMFAGFWTDWLWFRSVKYSTVFTTTLWTKVGLFAVFGLLMAGAVGLNIWLAYRLRPPLSAMSMEQQSLDRYRMSVAPYKKWLLLAIAAIVGLIAGASAAGQWKTWLMYVNGVPFGQKDPQFHLDVSFYTFDLPWYRFLLGFGFAAAVLSVIAAVVVHYLYGGLRVTSPGARATAAATGHLSVLLGLFVTLKAVAYWLDRYGLAVKSSDFKAADNWTGLRYVDANAYLPAKTILVAIAAICAVLFFATLWRRTWQLPVIGFGLMVLSAILIGGLYPAIVQKFQVQPNEQAKESPYVEKNIKATRDAYGIAGADVKDYPGTPQTDDRAKLRSAADTTASVRLLDPNIVSPAFQQLQQVKGYYGFPSTLAVDRYSGQDTVIGLRELNIGGIPKNNWINDHFKYTHGYGVVAAKGTTVGDQGAPDFTQSDLPSKGMFGTDFEQRIYYGEQTKQYSIVGGPQKELDYSDDKGEKETSYKGDSGVNLDNPVNRAAYALAFSEPQILYSGAIGEGSRILYNRTPKDRVEAVAPWLTIDGAPYPAVVEGRVKWIVDAYTTTNGYPYASRTTLGQSTADSLTNSQRAVVAQENQVNYIRNSVKATVDAYDGTVDLYQWDTKDPVLKTWMKAFPGTVKPRSEIAKPLMDHLRYPQDLFKVQRELLTRYHVTDPQTFLSGSEAWAVPDDPTTKAGTAVPPYYLSMKMPGQPEKDQVFSLTTTFTPNERPNLSAFMAVNADPGTPDYGKIRILKMPTSKPPDGPGQVQSKFQSEPKIAESIRLLRGGDSEIEYGNLLAVPMEGGMLYVEPVYVRSSGLKYPLLRKVLVTYGGQTAFEDTLEKALNVVFGAEAPTTPTTPTPPTTPTSPTTPPTAQDPTVKAALADAQKAVEEADKAMKAGDWAAYGKAQSELQAALKRAIDAEAKLTAPKPGG
- a CDS encoding PPA1309 family protein, encoding MLSMSNLSPSPGTPMAASPLTRAVLEIDEYASTLGWDKPARLFALVDTARLRRQEPRLAGQLGLDQDDAGKSQLTPIEQDEVPAGTPLDKFLGTIAWPDAIVGCALTVERLMLPPSAEASVPEGLNDKQLTKWVANHPDRQEVRLTVGVLRDGSRESAVRLRDKDSSSEVLTGASLVPGLAEALAATFLD
- a CDS encoding PDZ domain-containing protein, encoding MPRRTATMLASFLVLFALLCAGVFIKVPYSEMSPGPTVNTLGDSRGEPVLNISGRKTYPTSGHLNMTTVRVTGADYDMNLLEAVYGWLADDNIVVPHENLYPNGKTDKQSTQENAEEFSQSQESAKVAALKQLGIPVSARVIVSTVVKGSPSEGRLHAGDVIKEVDGTAVTAPGDVAKLVTKHKPGEPVEFTIVPAADAAEAEKVNREPTTTSKVTITAGKAEDDGHAIVGIRAGTDHTFPFPIDIKLADVGGPSAGLMFALGIVDKLTPENLTGGKFIAGTGTIDDEGKVGPIGGIQMKTIGARKAGAEYFLTPAENCASAASHTPEGLTLVKVSTIDDATKALEKISKGDTAGLPQCTAS